A single genomic interval of Helianthus annuus cultivar XRQ/B chromosome 6, HanXRQr2.0-SUNRISE, whole genome shotgun sequence harbors:
- the LOC110944677 gene encoding uncharacterized protein LOC110944677, giving the protein MENSVNSRKKTNLTNEQRQSIYQMLLQQSVDGGLKSETTRDAATLFSVSTRTISRIWHDVKLQLQHGTVVDVSSKRANVIRRKRVQIDFAGISQIPLRRRTTIRSLAKAINVSKTTMHRRIKEGALKAHTNAIKPDLTDENKKTRLVFCLSSVTRSLSNGSPVFHDMFNVIHIDEKWFYLSKPSKGYYLVPDEDEPYRTCKSKKFITKVMFLAAVARPRYDSSGNEVFSGKIGIFPFTTLEPAKRSRNHTGPIYIQQDNAKPHIEVNDAEFKLEASKDGFDIRLCFQPPNSPDLNVLNLGFFRAIQSLQEQEVLGSIDELVSAVKSSFERMPSHELNKVFLTLQTCMKEIMKVQGGNNYKIPHIGKGKLERQGNLPLQIECDENLIYEALSYLSQ; this is encoded by the exons ATGGAAAACTCAGTAAACTCACGTAAGAAAACAAACTTGACCAATGAGCAAAGACAATCCATTTACCAAATGTTATTGCAACAAAGTGTCGATGGAGGATTGAAAAGTGAAACTACAAGGGATGCAGCGACACTCTTCTCCGTATCTACCCGTACTATAAGTCGCATTTGGCATGACGTGAAACTTCAACTTCAACATGGAACGGTTGTTGATGTATCTTCAAAGAGAGCTAACGTGATCAGACGAAAAAGGGTACAAATCGATTTTGCTGGTATCTCACAAATCCCATTACGTCGACGAACAACTATTCGATCTCTAGCAAAAGCAATAAACGTTTCGAAAACGACAATGCATAGAAGAATTAAAGAAGGAGCTTTAAAAGCACATACAAATGCAATCAAGCCGGATTTAACCGATGAGAATAAGAAAACAAGGTTAGTGTTTTGTTTGTCATCGGTTACTAGATCTTTGTCAAATGGTAGTCCTGTATTTCATGATATGTTTAATGTGATTCACATAGATGAAAAATGGTTTTATTTGTCAAAACCATCTAAAGGTTACTACCTTGTCCCCGATGAGGATGAGCCGTATAGGACATGTAAATCGAAAAAATTTATCACCAAAGTAATGTTCCTAGCCGCAGTTGCACGACCAAGATATGATTCATCAGGTAATGAAGTCTTTTCAGGAAAGATCGGTATATTCCCGTTCACAACTTTGGAACCCGCAAAAAGGTCGA GAAATCATACGGGTCCAATTTACATTCAACAAGACAATGCCAAGCCCCATATAGAGGTCAATGATGCGGAGTTCAAGCTCGAGGCGTCTAAAGATGGGTTTGATATCCGACTATGTTTTCAGCCTCCAAACAGTCCCGATTTAAATGTATTAAACCTTGGCTTTTTTCGGGCGATTCAATCTCTTCAAGAACAAGAAGTTTTAGGTTCAATTGATGAGTTGGTTAGTGCTGTTAAATCATCTTTCGAAAGAATGCCATCACATGAGCTTAACAAAGTGTTCTTAACTTTACAAACATGCATGAAAGagatcatgaaagttcaaggTGGGAATAATTATAAGATACCGCATATCGGCAAAGGTAAGTTAGAACGACAAGGGAATTTACCTTTACAAATCGAGTGTGACGAGAACTTGATATATGAAGCCCTTTCGTATTTGTCTCAGTAA